From one Mycolicibacterium sp. HK-90 genomic stretch:
- a CDS encoding TetR/AcrR family transcriptional regulator has protein sequence MGRPNRQAQRREEILDAAISLIEHNDPATLRIADVAAALELTPNAVRYYFREMDHLLSALAQRSDSKFYDDRLAVVERTADARDQIAFMMAAGLPSGPEDAEWRAIWRAVLAAGFVLDKRPDVQHIFHRQVGLYARILEAGSAAGTFVLTSPARDIAMTLMSMEDYLGYRIVARDPDLDRATALQLMRGYAELATGAQLPVPA, from the coding sequence GTGGGACGGCCGAACCGACAGGCGCAACGGCGCGAGGAGATTCTCGACGCGGCGATCTCGTTGATCGAACACAATGATCCGGCCACCCTGCGGATCGCCGATGTGGCCGCGGCGCTCGAGCTGACCCCCAACGCCGTGCGCTATTACTTCCGGGAGATGGATCATCTGCTCTCGGCGCTCGCGCAACGCTCCGACAGCAAGTTCTATGACGATCGGCTTGCGGTCGTGGAGCGCACGGCCGATGCGCGGGATCAGATCGCGTTCATGATGGCAGCCGGGCTGCCGTCCGGACCCGAGGATGCCGAGTGGCGGGCCATCTGGCGGGCGGTGCTGGCCGCCGGGTTCGTGCTCGACAAACGCCCCGACGTCCAGCACATCTTCCACCGGCAGGTGGGTCTCTACGCCAGGATCCTCGAAGCCGGTTCCGCTGCCGGAACTTTCGTGCTGACCTCGCCAGCCCGCGATATCGCCATGACGTTGATGTCCATGGAGGACTATCTCGGGTACCGCATCGTGGCGCGAGATCCGGACCTCGACCGCGCCACCGCGCTGCAGTTGATGCGGGGCTACGCCGAACTGGCTACGGGGGCTCAACTGCCCGTGCCGGCGTGA
- a CDS encoding P1 family peptidase, whose product MLDCSSRPRARDIGVVIGEHPTGPNNAITDVAGVRVGHTTIQRPGPNPVNTGVTVVVPHEGIFTEPVFAGAHRLNGNGEFTGLEWIRESGELTTPIGLTNTHSVGVVRDTLVEAQVQARGDGLYWSLPVVGETFDGLLNDINGHHVRPEHVGAALADASAGPVAEGNVGGGTGMICHGFKGGIGTASRVTQTVAGPYTVGVLVQANHGRRERLRVNGVPVGEMVHSDLVPTPDLPMPYPAGSGSIIVVIATDAPLLPHQCTRLAQRSALAVGRVGGAGEQYSGDLMLAFSTGNRGIPPYGWDENPDANRPEIPVRMVAPQLMTRLFDLAIEATEEAIVNALVAAETMTGRGGVTAHALDHKLLHTALLLEGH is encoded by the coding sequence ATGTTGGACTGCTCCTCGCGCCCACGCGCCCGCGACATCGGCGTCGTCATCGGCGAGCACCCCACCGGGCCGAACAACGCGATCACCGACGTGGCCGGCGTCCGCGTCGGGCACACCACCATCCAGCGCCCCGGCCCCAACCCGGTGAACACCGGCGTCACCGTCGTGGTGCCCCACGAGGGCATCTTCACCGAGCCGGTGTTTGCCGGCGCTCATCGGCTCAACGGGAACGGCGAGTTCACCGGGCTCGAGTGGATCCGGGAATCCGGCGAGCTCACCACGCCGATCGGCCTGACCAACACGCACAGTGTCGGCGTCGTCCGCGACACGCTGGTGGAGGCCCAGGTACAGGCCCGTGGTGACGGGTTGTACTGGTCGCTGCCGGTGGTGGGCGAGACCTTCGACGGGCTGCTCAACGACATCAACGGACACCACGTCCGCCCCGAGCACGTGGGCGCGGCGCTCGCCGACGCCTCCGCCGGGCCGGTCGCCGAAGGCAATGTCGGCGGCGGAACCGGCATGATCTGCCACGGATTCAAGGGCGGTATCGGGACGGCCTCGCGGGTCACCCAGACCGTGGCCGGCCCATACACCGTCGGCGTACTGGTCCAGGCGAATCACGGTCGGCGGGAACGTCTGCGGGTCAACGGTGTGCCCGTCGGGGAAATGGTCCACTCCGACCTGGTGCCCACGCCTGACCTGCCCATGCCCTACCCGGCGGGGTCCGGCTCGATCATCGTCGTCATCGCCACCGACGCGCCGCTCCTGCCGCATCAATGCACCCGGCTCGCGCAACGCTCGGCACTGGCCGTCGGTCGGGTCGGCGGAGCCGGTGAGCAGTACAGCGGCGATCTGATGCTGGCCTTCTCGACCGGGAACCGGGGCATCCCGCCGTACGGCTGGGACGAGAATCCCGACGCGAACCGGCCCGAGATACCGGTCCGTATGGTGGCCCCCCAGCTGATGACGCGACTGTTCGACCTGGCTATCGAGGCCACCGAGGAGGCGATCGTCAACGCGCTGGTGGCTGCCGAGACCATGACGGGCCGGGGCGGGGTGACCGCGCACGCACTCGACCACAAGCTGCTGCACACCGCCTTGCTGCTGGAAGGCCACTGA
- the rfbB gene encoding dTDP-glucose 4,6-dehydratase — protein sequence MRLLVTGGAGFIGANFVRLAVGEALTTSVTVLDAMTYAGSREALAPVADQVRLVQGDVADADLVNRLVGDADAVVHFAAETHVDNALADPQPFLHSNVVGTFTVLEAVRTHGVRLHHISTDEVYGDLELDDPARFTEGTPYNPSSPYSSTKAAADLLVRAWVRSYGVRATISNCSNNYGPYQHVEKFIPRQITNILTGRRPKLYGTGANVRDWIHVDDHNRAVWQILTGGRIGQTYLIGAECERSNLTVMRTLLRLLDRDPDDFDHVTDREGHDLRYAIDPSTLHDELGWAPKHTDFDEGLAATIDWYRDNESWWGPLKEAVESNYRSRGR from the coding sequence ATGCGGCTACTGGTCACCGGCGGCGCCGGCTTCATCGGGGCGAATTTCGTGCGCCTCGCCGTCGGCGAGGCGTTGACCACGTCGGTGACCGTGCTCGACGCGATGACCTACGCGGGCAGCCGGGAGGCGCTCGCGCCGGTGGCCGACCAGGTCCGCCTGGTGCAGGGTGACGTGGCCGACGCCGACCTGGTGAACCGGCTGGTCGGCGACGCCGACGCCGTCGTGCATTTCGCGGCCGAGACCCACGTCGACAATGCTCTGGCGGACCCGCAGCCGTTCCTGCACAGCAATGTCGTCGGCACGTTCACCGTGCTGGAGGCGGTGCGTACCCACGGTGTCCGGCTGCACCACATCTCCACCGACGAGGTGTACGGCGATCTCGAACTCGATGACCCCGCCCGGTTCACCGAGGGCACGCCGTACAACCCGTCGAGTCCGTACTCGTCGACCAAGGCCGCCGCCGACCTGCTGGTCCGGGCCTGGGTCCGGTCTTACGGTGTCCGGGCGACGATCTCGAACTGCTCCAACAACTACGGCCCCTATCAGCACGTGGAGAAGTTCATCCCGCGCCAGATCACCAACATCCTGACGGGCAGGCGCCCCAAGCTCTACGGCACCGGGGCCAATGTGCGCGACTGGATCCACGTCGACGACCACAACCGTGCGGTCTGGCAGATCCTCACCGGCGGCCGGATCGGACAGACCTACCTGATCGGCGCGGAATGTGAACGCAGCAACCTGACGGTGATGCGCACCCTCCTGCGGTTGCTGGATCGCGACCCCGATGACTTCGACCATGTCACCGACCGTGAAGGTCATGACCTGCGCTACGCCATCGACCCGTCGACCCTGCACGACGAATTGGGCTGGGCCCCCAAGCACACCGATTTCGATGAGGGTCTGGCCGCCACCATCGACTGGTACCGGGACAACGAATCCTGGTGGGGCCCTTTGAAAGAAGCTGTGGAGTCCAACTATCGGAGCCGCGGCCGGTGA
- a CDS encoding DMT family transporter → MTPRAPLGAALLVVIAAVSQEVGAAFAVGLFAAVGTVGALFARFAVAGVILCAAVRPSVRGLTRRAWGAATALAATLGVMNFCFYLAIERIPLGIAVTIEALGPLILSVVTSTRRVAWLWAVLAFAGVALLGLPHGGGGHFEITGFAFAAAAGVAWAGYILASARTAAEFRRVDGLALATVMGALVVAPFALASVELTALSWHVLGVGAAVGVLSSVIPYSLELISLRRLPPATFAVLTCLSPVTAALAGLVVLGQQIGLPGYLGVALVTVASIGAVRSAHAGPAEPLG, encoded by the coding sequence GTGACCCCGCGCGCCCCACTCGGGGCAGCGTTGTTGGTGGTGATCGCGGCGGTCAGCCAGGAGGTCGGCGCCGCGTTCGCCGTCGGCCTGTTCGCCGCGGTCGGCACCGTGGGCGCACTGTTCGCCCGGTTCGCGGTCGCCGGAGTCATCCTGTGCGCGGCAGTGCGCCCCTCGGTGCGTGGGCTGACCCGACGGGCCTGGGGCGCGGCGACCGCACTGGCGGCCACGCTGGGCGTGATGAACTTCTGCTTCTATCTCGCGATCGAGCGGATTCCGCTCGGCATCGCCGTCACCATCGAAGCCCTTGGGCCGCTGATCCTTTCGGTGGTGACCAGCACCCGGCGGGTCGCGTGGCTGTGGGCGGTGCTGGCCTTCGCCGGGGTCGCGCTGCTGGGCCTACCGCACGGGGGCGGCGGGCATTTCGAGATCACCGGGTTCGCCTTCGCGGCCGCTGCCGGCGTCGCCTGGGCGGGGTACATCCTGGCCTCGGCACGCACCGCAGCGGAGTTCCGCCGGGTCGACGGCCTGGCCCTCGCGACCGTCATGGGAGCGCTCGTCGTCGCGCCGTTCGCGCTGGCTTCGGTGGAGCTGACCGCACTCAGCTGGCACGTGCTCGGGGTGGGCGCTGCCGTCGGGGTGTTGTCGTCGGTGATCCCCTATTCGCTGGAGCTGATCTCCCTGCGCCGGCTGCCGCCGGCCACGTTCGCGGTTCTGACCTGCCTGTCACCCGTCACCGCCGCTCTGGCGGGCCTGGTGGTGCTCGGTCAGCAGATCGGATTGCCCGGTTACCTGGGCGTGGCCCTCGTGACCGTCGCCAGCATCGGCGCGGTGCGCTCGGCGCACGCGGGGCCTGCCGAGCCGCTCGGCTAA
- a CDS encoding dTDP-4-dehydrorhamnose 3,5-epimerase family protein, translating into MTARELTVPGAWEITPKLHGDSRGLFFEWFTQAGFTAMTGHQFDVRQANCSVSAAGVLRGVHFAQLPPSQAKYVTCVRGVVLDVVVDIRLGSPTFGQWDSVLLDEHSRRSVYLSEGLGHAFLSLEDNSTVMYLCSAPYDPGREHTILATGLGIDWPIDGEPVLSERDAAAPTLEQVRAAGLLPTWEESHAFVEQLRSKLR; encoded by the coding sequence GTGACCGCACGCGAGCTGACCGTCCCCGGCGCCTGGGAGATCACGCCGAAGCTGCACGGCGATTCGCGCGGCTTGTTCTTCGAGTGGTTCACCCAGGCCGGGTTCACCGCGATGACCGGGCACCAGTTCGATGTGCGGCAGGCCAACTGCTCGGTGTCGGCGGCCGGCGTGCTGCGCGGCGTGCATTTCGCGCAACTACCGCCCAGCCAGGCCAAGTACGTGACCTGCGTGCGCGGCGTGGTCCTCGACGTGGTGGTCGACATCCGGCTCGGCTCCCCGACATTCGGACAGTGGGATTCGGTGTTGCTCGACGAACACAGTCGGCGTTCGGTCTACCTGTCGGAGGGCCTGGGGCATGCCTTCCTGTCGCTGGAGGACAACTCCACGGTGATGTACCTGTGTTCGGCGCCCTACGACCCGGGACGGGAGCACACCATCCTGGCCACCGGCCTGGGCATCGACTGGCCCATCGACGGCGAACCGGTGCTGTCCGAGCGTGACGCGGCCGCCCCGACGTTGGAGCAGGTCCGTGCGGCGGGCTTGTTGCCGACGTGGGAGGAGTCTCACGCGTTCGTCGAGCAGCTGCGGTCAAAACTGAGGTAG
- a CDS encoding SRPBCC family protein, whose translation MTVLEFADSVFVALDPESTYALVSDVTRMGEWSPICKSCWWDDPAAGATVGAWFTGRNVTPERTWDTRSQVVVAAPGREFTWEVNDGWVRWGFHLEPAEGGTRLTQAWSFLPKGIAGFHDRLGERADDEIALRSEAAQSGIAQTLAAIKLTAEAG comes from the coding sequence GTGACCGTTCTCGAATTCGCCGATTCGGTATTCGTCGCACTCGACCCCGAATCGACCTACGCCCTGGTCTCAGACGTCACCAGGATGGGGGAGTGGAGTCCGATCTGTAAGTCCTGCTGGTGGGACGATCCCGCCGCCGGTGCGACCGTCGGCGCCTGGTTCACCGGCCGCAACGTCACACCGGAGCGAACGTGGGACACCCGCAGTCAGGTGGTCGTCGCCGCTCCCGGCCGGGAGTTCACCTGGGAGGTCAACGACGGCTGGGTCCGGTGGGGCTTCCACCTCGAACCCGCCGAGGGCGGTACCCGGCTCACCCAGGCATGGAGCTTCCTGCCGAAGGGCATCGCCGGGTTCCACGACCGCCTCGGTGAGCGTGCCGACGACGAGATCGCACTGCGCAGCGAGGCCGCACAGTCCGGGATCGCGCAGACCCTCGCAGCGATCAAACTCACCGCCGAGGCCGGCTGA
- a CDS encoding LLM class F420-dependent oxidoreductase yields MTESLSLKPDLGRFGVWTMGPVKPDQAAEIERLGYGAVWVGGSPAAELSFVEPILERTETLQVATGIVNIWTADANAVAESFHRIEATHPGRFLLGVGVGHPEHTDEYRKPYDALVEYLDALDAAKVPTSRLVIAALGDKVLKLSARRSAGAHPYLTTPEHTAHARDVVGETVFLAPEHKVVLTTDGAAARAIGRETVGFYLNLSNYLNNWRRLGFTEEDIAKPGSDKLIDAVVAHGTAEAIASRLQQHVANGADHVTIQVLGGWDKLLPTLTELAGPLGLKG; encoded by the coding sequence TTGACCGAATCACTCTCGCTCAAACCGGATCTGGGTCGCTTCGGGGTGTGGACGATGGGGCCCGTCAAGCCCGACCAGGCCGCCGAGATCGAGCGGCTCGGCTACGGCGCGGTGTGGGTGGGTGGATCCCCCGCCGCGGAACTGTCGTTCGTCGAACCGATCCTGGAGCGCACCGAGACGCTGCAGGTGGCCACCGGCATCGTCAACATCTGGACCGCCGACGCCAACGCTGTCGCCGAATCGTTTCACCGCATCGAGGCGACACATCCGGGACGGTTCCTGCTCGGCGTCGGGGTGGGCCATCCCGAGCACACCGACGAATACCGCAAGCCCTACGACGCGTTGGTGGAATACCTCGATGCGCTGGATGCGGCCAAGGTGCCGACGAGCCGGCTGGTGATCGCGGCCCTGGGCGACAAGGTGCTCAAGTTGTCGGCCCGGCGCAGCGCCGGCGCCCACCCGTACCTCACGACGCCCGAGCACACCGCGCATGCCCGTGACGTGGTGGGCGAGACGGTGTTCCTGGCGCCCGAGCACAAGGTGGTGCTGACCACCGACGGCGCCGCTGCCCGCGCGATCGGTCGCGAGACGGTCGGCTTCTACCTGAATCTGAGCAATTACCTCAACAACTGGCGCCGCCTCGGTTTCACCGAGGAGGACATCGCCAAGCCGGGCAGCGACAAGTTGATCGACGCCGTCGTCGCGCACGGCACGGCCGAGGCGATCGCCTCCCGCCTGCAGCAACATGTCGCCAACGGCGCCGACCACGTCACGATCCAGGTGCTCGGAGGCTGGGACAAGCTGCTCCCCACCCTGACCGAGTTGGCCGGGCCCCTGGGTCTGAAAGGCTGA
- a CDS encoding ATP-binding protein, with translation MGETCLPSELRTLFLFEALTDEQLQTLCDNGHIAVFEPGPIIMEGDPATCFYVLIDGELVMSKRSAGADIETSRTSQRGVYCGAWSAYIPGEEQIYQASVRVTRKSRFFVLDAGAFAKFMRDEFPMAVHLLEGHMVGGRRQRQIIGQREKLLALGTITAGLTHQLNNPAAATARAVADLREGVGKMRHKLAMLADGKFTPEALGVLVTIQDQVAEQVAKNRDLALTALETSDREDAIGDWLEDHGIASAWDYAPTFVEAGLDIDWLERVEGTIEGVDCSATLPGALGWLKYTIDTELRMNEIAEASKRISALLAGAKQYSQMDRGSYQSADVHEGLRSTMMMFGDKVGKDKPISLCKELDKSLPELHCYPGDLNQVWTNIIDNAIQAMDGHGTLTLRTSRETDDMIRVEICDDGPGIPEEDIERIFTPFYTTKPFGEGTGLGLDLAWRIVVEKHGGDLRVQSRPGDTRFIVLLPLVAPAPEALLPSEPSESP, from the coding sequence ATGGGCGAGACCTGCCTGCCCTCCGAACTGCGGACGCTGTTCTTGTTCGAGGCGTTGACCGACGAACAGTTGCAGACGCTGTGCGACAACGGGCATATCGCGGTGTTCGAGCCCGGCCCCATCATCATGGAGGGCGATCCCGCGACGTGCTTCTACGTCCTGATCGACGGTGAGTTGGTGATGTCGAAGCGCTCGGCAGGCGCGGACATCGAGACCAGCCGCACGTCGCAGCGCGGGGTGTACTGCGGCGCCTGGTCGGCCTATATCCCGGGCGAGGAGCAGATCTACCAGGCGTCGGTGCGGGTGACCAGGAAGTCGCGGTTCTTCGTGCTCGACGCGGGAGCGTTCGCGAAGTTCATGCGCGACGAGTTCCCGATGGCGGTGCACCTGCTCGAAGGCCACATGGTCGGCGGGCGCCGCCAGCGGCAGATCATCGGTCAGCGCGAGAAGCTGCTGGCGTTGGGCACGATCACCGCGGGGCTGACCCACCAGCTCAACAACCCGGCGGCCGCCACCGCGCGCGCGGTCGCGGACCTGCGCGAAGGCGTCGGCAAGATGCGCCACAAGCTGGCGATGCTGGCCGACGGGAAGTTCACCCCCGAGGCGCTGGGGGTACTGGTGACCATCCAGGATCAGGTCGCCGAGCAGGTCGCCAAGAACCGGGATCTGGCACTCACGGCGCTGGAGACCTCGGACCGCGAGGACGCGATCGGAGACTGGCTGGAAGACCATGGCATTGCCAGCGCATGGGACTACGCCCCGACCTTCGTAGAAGCGGGCCTCGACATCGACTGGCTGGAACGCGTCGAGGGGACGATCGAGGGCGTCGACTGCTCGGCGACGTTGCCGGGCGCGCTCGGCTGGCTGAAGTACACCATCGACACCGAGTTGCGCATGAACGAGATCGCCGAGGCGAGCAAACGGATCTCGGCACTGCTGGCGGGCGCCAAGCAGTACTCACAGATGGACCGCGGCTCCTATCAGAGTGCCGACGTCCATGAGGGCCTGCGCAGCACGATGATGATGTTCGGCGACAAGGTCGGCAAGGACAAGCCGATCAGCCTGTGTAAGGAACTGGACAAGTCACTTCCCGAATTGCATTGCTACCCAGGCGATCTCAATCAGGTGTGGACCAACATCATCGACAACGCGATCCAGGCGATGGACGGTCACGGCACCCTGACGTTGCGCACCAGCCGCGAGACCGACGACATGATCCGGGTGGAGATCTGCGACGACGGACCAGGCATCCCCGAAGAAGACATCGAACGCATCTTCACGCCGTTCTACACCACCAAACCGTTCGGCGAGGGCACCGGTCTCGGCTTGGATCTGGCCTGGCGCATCGTGGTCGAGAAGCACGGCGGCGACCTTCGAGTGCAGTCACGGCCCGGCGATACCCGGTTCATCGTGCTGTTGCCCCTGGTCGCACCCGCCCCGGAGGCGCTGCTGCCCTCCGAACCGTCAGAATCGCCGTGA
- a CDS encoding LLM class F420-dependent oxidoreductase, whose product MTDSTATKPDLGTFGAFGHYSQFQQLSPQQLRDIEELGYGAIWAGGSPPAELEWIDPILAATDSVQLATGIVNIWSAAAGPVAESFHRIEAAYPGRFLLGVGVGHREAIGEYRKPLDALTDYLDKLDEYGVPQHRRVVAALGPKVLQLSADRSAGAHPYLTTPEHTAGARELIGPDAFLAPEHKVVLTTDEDKARAVGRKALDIYLALTNYLNNFKRLGFTDEDLAKPGSDRFIDAVVAYGTTDDIAARLRAHREAGADHVPVQVLTSPDKLVPALAELAGPLGLA is encoded by the coding sequence ATGACAGACAGCACTGCCACCAAGCCCGACCTCGGCACGTTCGGCGCGTTCGGCCACTATTCGCAGTTCCAGCAGCTGTCGCCGCAGCAGCTGCGGGACATCGAAGAGCTGGGCTATGGCGCGATCTGGGCCGGCGGCTCGCCCCCCGCCGAACTCGAATGGATCGATCCGATCCTGGCCGCCACCGACAGCGTGCAGCTGGCCACCGGGATCGTGAACATCTGGAGTGCGGCGGCAGGCCCGGTCGCCGAGTCGTTCCACCGCATCGAGGCGGCCTACCCGGGCCGGTTCCTGCTCGGTGTCGGCGTCGGGCACCGCGAGGCGATCGGCGAATACCGCAAGCCACTCGACGCGCTCACCGACTACCTCGACAAGCTCGACGAGTACGGGGTGCCACAACACCGCCGGGTGGTGGCCGCGCTCGGCCCCAAGGTGTTGCAGCTGTCGGCAGATCGTTCGGCGGGCGCGCACCCGTACCTCACCACGCCGGAACACACCGCCGGGGCCCGCGAACTGATCGGTCCCGACGCGTTCCTGGCCCCCGAGCACAAGGTCGTGCTGACCACCGACGAGGACAAGGCCCGTGCGGTCGGCCGCAAGGCACTCGACATCTACCTCGCTCTGACCAACTACCTCAACAACTTCAAGCGGTTGGGTTTCACCGACGAGGATCTGGCCAAACCGGGCAGTGACCGGTTCATCGACGCTGTCGTCGCCTACGGCACGACGGACGACATCGCCGCCCGGCTGCGCGCGCACCGGGAGGCCGGGGCAGACCACGTGCCTGTACAAGTGCTGACCTCACCGGACAAACTGGTACCGGCCCTGGCCGAACTCGCCGGGCCGCTCGGCCTGGCCTAG
- a CDS encoding FAD-dependent oxidoreductase yields MTGPASQPRKPIILTVDDDPAVSRAVARDLRRHYGERYRIVRAESGPDALETLNELKLRGDTVAVFVADYRMPQMSGIEFLESAMDLYPMARRVLLTAYADTTAAIDAINVVDLDHYLLKPWDPPQEKLYPVIDGLLEAWHAVGDRAIPHTKVIGHQWSSRSWEVRQFLARNQHTFRAFTTDEPMGRQLLEAAGLDGLTLPVVITEGGETLVEPSDGELADMLGLSTTPSLTMYDLAVIGGGPAGLAAAVYGASEGLRTVLIEGTTTGGQAGRSSRIENYLGFPTGVSGAELATAARRQAERFGAEVITTREAVALDIAGAARTITFADGETIGARAVILATGVEYRQLPVPGCWADPDNPSNYVGRGVYYGASVSDASECRDEDVYIVGGANSAGQAAMFMSREAKSVTLLVRGPSLEASMSYYLIQQIEQTPNIHVRTCTEVVSAVGEDDHLVGLELVDRQSGAHEQVPATRLCCFIGATPRTDWLDGVVARDDHGFILAGPDLRDVCGWTLDRPPHHLETSVPGVFVAGDVRAESAKRVAAAVGEGSMAVMLVHRYLAEA; encoded by the coding sequence ATGACTGGCCCCGCCTCCCAGCCCCGTAAACCCATAATCCTCACCGTTGACGACGATCCCGCGGTGTCGCGTGCTGTCGCCCGTGACCTGCGGCGCCACTACGGCGAGCGGTACCGGATCGTCCGGGCCGAATCCGGCCCGGACGCCTTGGAGACCCTCAACGAGTTGAAGCTGCGCGGCGACACCGTCGCGGTATTCGTCGCCGACTACCGGATGCCACAGATGAGTGGCATCGAGTTCCTGGAATCGGCGATGGACCTCTACCCCATGGCGCGGCGCGTGCTGCTGACGGCATATGCCGACACCACCGCGGCGATCGACGCCATCAACGTCGTCGACCTCGACCACTATCTGCTCAAGCCGTGGGACCCACCGCAGGAGAAGCTCTACCCGGTGATCGACGGTCTGTTGGAGGCCTGGCACGCCGTGGGCGACCGGGCCATCCCCCACACCAAGGTGATCGGCCACCAGTGGAGTTCGCGGTCCTGGGAGGTGCGCCAGTTCCTGGCCCGCAACCAGCACACGTTCCGCGCGTTCACCACCGACGAGCCCATGGGCCGTCAGCTGCTCGAAGCCGCCGGCCTGGACGGGCTGACGCTGCCGGTGGTGATCACCGAGGGCGGTGAGACCCTGGTCGAACCCAGTGACGGTGAACTCGCCGACATGCTGGGGTTGTCGACCACCCCGTCGCTGACGATGTACGACCTCGCGGTGATCGGCGGCGGCCCGGCAGGTCTGGCGGCCGCGGTCTACGGGGCCTCCGAGGGTCTGCGGACCGTCCTGATCGAGGGCACCACCACCGGCGGGCAGGCCGGCCGGAGTTCGCGGATCGAGAACTACCTGGGCTTCCCGACGGGCGTCTCGGGCGCCGAACTGGCCACCGCGGCGCGCAGGCAGGCCGAGCGGTTCGGCGCCGAGGTGATCACCACCCGGGAAGCCGTCGCCCTCGACATCGCCGGCGCGGCGCGCACCATCACCTTCGCCGACGGCGAGACCATCGGTGCCCGGGCGGTCATCCTGGCCACCGGTGTCGAATACCGTCAGCTCCCGGTGCCGGGGTGCTGGGCCGACCCGGACAACCCGTCGAACTACGTGGGCCGCGGCGTGTACTACGGCGCCTCGGTGTCGGATGCCTCCGAGTGCCGGGACGAGGACGTGTACATCGTCGGCGGCGCCAACTCGGCCGGGCAGGCCGCGATGTTCATGTCGCGCGAAGCGAAGTCCGTGACGCTGCTGGTGCGCGGGCCGTCGCTGGAAGCGTCGATGTCGTACTACTTGATTCAGCAGATCGAGCAGACGCCGAACATCCACGTGCGCACCTGCACCGAGGTGGTCAGCGCCGTCGGCGAGGACGACCACCTGGTGGGTCTGGAGCTGGTCGACCGACAGTCGGGCGCGCACGAGCAGGTTCCCGCGACGCGCCTGTGCTGCTTCATCGGCGCCACCCCGCGTACCGACTGGCTCGACGGCGTGGTGGCCCGCGACGACCACGGGTTCATCCTCGCCGGCCCGGACCTGCGGGACGTGTGCGGATGGACGTTGGACCGTCCGCCGCATCACCTGGAAACAAGTGTGCCCGGTGTGTTTGTTGCAGGAGACGTGCGCGCCGAATCCGCCAAGCGGGTGGCGGCCGCCGTCGGCGAAGGGTCGATGGCGGTGATGCTGGTGCACCGCTACCTGGCAGAAGCGTGA